The Verrucomicrobiia bacterium nucleotide sequence ATAGAAAGGGAAAACCCAAGCGGCCCTCAGGCGTGGACGCCCCAGTGCTGGCGGAGCAAGCCGGCGGCGCAGCAGCCGGTCTATCCCGACCTGGCCGCCTTGGAGCGCGTCTTGGCGCAGCTTTCGAGGCTGCCGCCCCTGGTGAGCAGTTGGGAGATCGAGAATTTGAAGCACCAACTGGCCGAGGCTGCGCACGGAGAGCGTTTTCTGCTCCAGGGCGGAGATTGTTCGGAGAACTTCCTGGACTGCGAATCGGGGGCTATAGCGAGCAAGCTAAAAATCCTGCTGCAGATGAGCCTGGTTCTGGTGCAGGGAGGCAAAAAACGCGTGATTCGCCTGGGTCGTTTTGCGGGACAGTATGCGAAGCCGCGTTCCGCTGAGACCGAGACGCGCTCCGGGGTAGCCCTGCCGAGCTATCGCGGAGACATGATTAACCGGGCCGGGTTCACGGCAAACGAGCGGGCGGCTGATCCTGAGTTGTTGCTGCGGGCGTATGAGCGGGCCGGGCTGACGGTGAACTTCATTCGCGCGCTCATTGAGGGCGGTTTCGCGGACCTGCATCACCCGGAATATTGGGAATTGGGCTTTGTGGCCAACTCACCTCATGCGGCTGAATACACGCGGATGGTCGAGACCATTGGCGATTCGCTGCGGTTCATGGAGACCCTTACCGGGTATGTCCTGGCCGACATCAACCGCGTCGATTTTTTTACCAGCCATGAGGGCTTGCACCTGGCCTACGAACAAGCCCAAACCCGCCAGGTGCCCCGCCGAACCGGTTGGTATAATCTCTCGACCCATTTCCCCTGGGTCGGCGAACGCACCCGCAGCCTCGAAGGCGCCCACATCGAATATTTTCGAGGGATTTCCAATCCGATCGGTGTGAAAATCGGGCCGTCTATAACTGCAGCCGAGATGTTGCAGTTGGCAGAGGTATTAAATCCGCAGAACGAGCCGGGCCGGCTGACGTTAATTCATCGGTTTGGCGCCGAGCACGTCGAGCGCTGCCTTCCGCCCCTGGCTGAGGCGGCGCTGCGCCAGGGCAAACAGGTGCTCTGGTGTTGCGACCCCATGCACGGCAACACCGAGACCACCCAGTCCGGAATTAAAACCCGGCGTTTCGAGAGAATCCTCAGCGAATTGGAGCAGTCCTTCCGGATTCTCAAAGCATGCGGCACGCAGCTTGGCGGCGTGCATTTTGAGCTGACCGGGGACAACGTCACGGAGTGCCTCGGCGGCGCCAGCGGTGTCACCGAGGCTGACCTGGTCCGCAATTATCGCACCCAGCTTGATCCGCGTTTGAATTACGAGCAGGCCATGGAGATGGCCCTGCTCCTTGCCCGGCTCATGGCAAAAAGCAGCGTGTAGTCAAGGCTCAGCCTGGCGGCCATCCTAATTGCCGCCCGCCAATAATGTGACAATGCAAATGAGGCACCGCCTCACCGGCAGCCGGTCCGTTGTTAAACACCAACCGAAACCCGTCCTTCGTCAGACCAAGCTTGTCGGCGACCTCCGCTGCTTTGAGCAGGAGATAGCCCAAGACCGGTTGGTCTTCCGGTTTGGCCTCCGCAATCCGGGGGATCGGCTTTTTCGGGATAACCAGGACGTGCGTCGGGGCCTGGGGCTTGATGTCGCGAAACGCCAGCACTAAGTCGTCTTCATAAACAATAGCCGCCGGGATTTCGCGGGCGATAATCTTCTCGAAGAGGGTCTTGCTCATGGCGGCACAAAATTTCGTGCATCAGCGTCAAAAGTCAAACCAAAGGCCTCAGACCGCCGGGAGCCTTCGACGCATCGGGGCTAGCCAATCGTCCAGGATAAAACAAACCAGGAGAGCAATTTCCAGGTTTCGCGCGGGACTTTTGAAGACCAAATGAAGTCGGCTGCCGCGGTGGCGACAGATTACTTCGAACCCGCATCAGAAGGGAATGCCGCGTCGATTTGCTTAAGGGTTGCAGATGCCGCTGTGCGCACGTCTTGATCCGGATCCTTTAAGGCCGCCGTGACAACCGGGAGGGAAGCTCTGCCCTTGACCCCAAATTGGCCGAGGGAAATTAACACCAAGCTGCGATGTAGCGCATCATTGCTCGAAAAATCATTCATTAAGGCTGGCACCGCAAGTTCTGGCTTGGCATGAAGCTCTCCCAACGCAATTACAGCATTATCCTGAACTATCCTGTTATTGTCGCTCAGACTCCCGATCAACGCGGGCACAACCACATCGAAGTCCTCCTGTTCCAACCCAAGCCCCAAGGCGGCTGAATCCCGAATCCGGTAGCACTGGTTTGTAAGCGCCGCCAACAGCACCGGGACCGCATCTGAACCGATCCCCGCCAGCGCTATTGCGCTAGTGACCAAAGCGTTCGTGTGGAAGAGCAGGTTTTTGAGCACGGGTAAAGCTGGCTTGGCTTTGGGTCCCATTGCATAAAGAGCGCGAGAAGCTGCCATAGTCTGATACCACGGGTTTCCAAACGGGAGATTGACGAGGGACTGTTTACGGTTGATTTCCAGAATCGTCCTCTGCAAAGGGGGGCCTCCGGACTTCATGATCCCTAAGAGGACAGGAATTGCATTGGTCCCCATTGCACGAAACGCCACGAACGCCGGGTCGTTCGTATCACCGCTCCAACCTTCCATGTCCTTGAGCCAAGCGCTGAGTGGCCTGCCTTGATAGGTCACTTTCTTGGGCTGCAGGGTGTGCCATAGGGAAAGCCCGAGAACCATGAGAGGCAAAGCGAGCAGTAGCAGTGCTCGTTTTTTCCTCATGCTTTATCATAGCTCCCCTACGCTACTCCCGCGAGAGTTTCCAGCCTTCAAGCCATCGAATTGACTCGCCAACTTGGCAGGGTCGTGTCGCCGCCGCCAACCTGCACCCGCCTCACGCCCTGGGATGAAACTTCCGGTGGACTTCGCGCAAGCGGTTGCCGGCAACGTGCGTATAGACTTCGGTGGTGCTGATGTTGGAATGGCCCAGCAGTTCCTGGATGACGCGCAGGTCGGCCCCGTTCTCCAAGAGGTGGGTTGCAAAGCTATGGCGCAACATGTGCGGCGTGACGTTCTTCGAGATACCGGCGCGGCGGGCTCGCTGCTTGATGCGCAGCCACAGAGTCACTTGGGCGAAGGGGGTGCCGCGTTTGGTCAGGAAGACGGCCGCCGGTGAGCGAGCAGTAACCAGTTGGGGACGGCCCGATTGAAGGAAACGTTGCAGCGCCGCCACGGCCGTGCGGCCCACAGGCACTACGCGTTCCTTATTGCCTTTGCCAATCACGTTAATGAATCCGGCATCCAGGTGGAGCTGTTCCAGTCGCAACCCGCGCAACTCCGCCAGGCGCAGCCCGGATGCATAAGCCAGTTCGAGAATCGCCTGATCGCACAGGCTCTGCGGAGTCTCCGGCGTCTCGGGCCGGAGAAGCCTCTCGATGTCGCGCCCATTGAGGGCTTTGGGCAATCGTTTCCAGCGCCGCGGCAAAGACAGGTTCTCGGCCAGGTTCGCCGGCAAAAGAGATTCTCTCTCCGCGAACCGATAAAACGCGCGGAGGGCGGCTATCTCGAGGTAAACACTCTCGCTGCTGAGCCGGCGTG carries:
- a CDS encoding 3-deoxy-7-phosphoheptulonate synthase class II: MQIERENPSGPQAWTPQCWRSKPAAQQPVYPDLAALERVLAQLSRLPPLVSSWEIENLKHQLAEAAHGERFLLQGGDCSENFLDCESGAIASKLKILLQMSLVLVQGGKKRVIRLGRFAGQYAKPRSAETETRSGVALPSYRGDMINRAGFTANERAADPELLLRAYERAGLTVNFIRALIEGGFADLHHPEYWELGFVANSPHAAEYTRMVETIGDSLRFMETLTGYVLADINRVDFFTSHEGLHLAYEQAQTRQVPRRTGWYNLSTHFPWVGERTRSLEGAHIEYFRGISNPIGVKIGPSITAAEMLQLAEVLNPQNEPGRLTLIHRFGAEHVERCLPPLAEAALRQGKQVLWCCDPMHGNTETTQSGIKTRRFERILSELEQSFRILKACGTQLGGVHFELTGDNVTECLGGASGVTEADLVRNYRTQLDPRLNYEQAMEMALLLARLMAKSSV
- a CDS encoding histidine triad nucleotide-binding protein; this translates as MSKTLFEKIIAREIPAAIVYEDDLVLAFRDIKPQAPTHVLVIPKKPIPRIAEAKPEDQPVLGYLLLKAAEVADKLGLTKDGFRLVFNNGPAAGEAVPHLHCHIIGGRQLGWPPG
- a CDS encoding HEAT repeat domain-containing protein, producing the protein MRKKRALLLLALPLMVLGLSLWHTLQPKKVTYQGRPLSAWLKDMEGWSGDTNDPAFVAFRAMGTNAIPVLLGIMKSGGPPLQRTILEINRKQSLVNLPFGNPWYQTMAASRALYAMGPKAKPALPVLKNLLFHTNALVTSAIALAGIGSDAVPVLLAALTNQCYRIRDSAALGLGLEQEDFDVVVPALIGSLSDNNRIVQDNAVIALGELHAKPELAVPALMNDFSSNDALHRSLVLISLGQFGVKGRASLPVVTAALKDPDQDVRTAASATLKQIDAAFPSDAGSK
- a CDS encoding tyrosine recombinase — encoded protein: MQNLVEDFLQHLRHERGKAEHTQRTYAALLNKFLVWASVQGLKSWDAVELRHLMSFLQHERERTVDGKESPRRLSSESVYLEIAALRAFYRFAERESLLPANLAENLSLPRRWKRLPKALNGRDIERLLRPETPETPQSLCDQAILELAYASGLRLAELRGLRLEQLHLDAGFINVIGKGNKERVVPVGRTAVAALQRFLQSGRPQLVTARSPAAVFLTKRGTPFAQVTLWLRIKQRARRAGISKNVTPHMLRHSFATHLLENGADLRVIQELLGHSNISTTEVYTHVAGNRLREVHRKFHPRA